One genomic segment of Candidatus Binatia bacterium includes these proteins:
- the nrdR gene encoding transcriptional regulator NrdR yields the protein MKCPSCGHQEDKVIDSRAAKEGQAIRRRRECLQCRRRFTTYETIETTPLFVIKKDGRREPFSREKILNGLLRACEKRPIAAERLNELVDSLEADLLRQGVDEVPSHEIGARVMEALRSLDEVAYVRFASVYRHFKDLNQFLEELRSFLK from the coding sequence GTGAAGTGTCCGTCGTGCGGGCACCAGGAAGACAAGGTCATCGACTCGCGTGCCGCGAAGGAGGGGCAGGCGATCCGCCGCCGTCGCGAGTGCCTCCAGTGCCGGCGCCGCTTCACGACCTACGAGACGATCGAGACGACCCCGCTCTTCGTGATCAAGAAGGACGGCCGGCGGGAGCCGTTCAGCCGCGAAAAGATCCTGAACGGGCTGTTGCGCGCGTGCGAGAAGCGCCCGATCGCCGCGGAGCGGCTGAACGAGCTGGTCGATTCCCTGGAAGCGGACCTGCTGCGCCAGGGCGTGGACGAGGTGCCCTCGCACGAGATCGGCGCGCGCGTCATGGAGGCGCTGCGGTCGCTGGATGAAGTGGCGTACGTCCGGTTCGCCTCCGTCTACCGGCACTTCAAGGATCTGAACCAGTTCCTCGAAGAGCTGCGGTCGTTCCTGAAATGA